A DNA window from Phaenicophaeus curvirostris isolate KB17595 chromosome 11, BPBGC_Pcur_1.0, whole genome shotgun sequence contains the following coding sequences:
- the SLC38A3 gene encoding sodium-coupled neutral amino acid transporter 3: MRNEPDRAACYSERHLGEESPRRARSEPSHPPAMDAADVPLQTEMVELVPNGKHAAALNTSAIPSLAGDRFEENQSGAAEMEEFLPHGAEKKQTHFTDFEGKTSFGMSVFNLSNAIMGSGILGLAYAMANTGIILFLFLLTAVALLSSYSIHLLLKSSGIVGIRAYEQLGYRAFGTPGKLAAAIAITLQNIGAMSSYLYIVKSEVPLVIQTFLNMPEKTTAWYVNGNYLVIMVSVVIILPLALMKQLGYLGYASGFSLSCMVFFLISVIYKKFQIPCPLPAQEGNITGTVNITSTSTRDYQNSQGAEQDACIPSFFSLNSQTAYTIPIMAFAFVCHPEVLPIYTELKDPSKKKMQCISNISITVMYLMYFLAALFGYLTFYGQVESELLHTYNKVDPFDVLILCVRVAVLTAVTLTVPIVLFPVRRAIQQMLFQGKDFSWIRHVTIAVVLLTFINLLVIFAPSILGIFGMIGATSAPCLIFIFPAIFYIRIMPKDKEPLRSTPKILAACFALLGVLFMVMSLSFIISDWATGGGKSGGSH; encoded by the exons ATGCGAAATGAGCCCGACCGTGCCGCTTGCTATTCCGAGAGGCACTTGGGGGAAGAA AGCCCGAGGAGAGCCCGCAGCGAGCCCAGCCACCCCCCAGCCATGGATGCCGCGGACGTGCCCCTCCAGACGGAGATGGTGGAGCTGGTGCCCAACGGGAAGCACGCGGCTGCGCTCAACACCTCTGCCATCCCCTCGCTGGCAGGTGACAG GTTTGAGGAGAACCAGTCCGGCGCGGCAGAGATGGAGGAGTTCCTGCCCCACGGAGCCGAGAAGAAGCAGACGCACTTCACCGAT TTCGAAGGGAAGACATCTTTTGGGATGTCCGTCTTCAACCTGAGCAACGCTATCATGGGCAGCGGCATCCTGGGGCTGGCCTACGCCATGGCCAACACTGGCATCATCCTCTTCCT CTTCCTCCTGACGGCGGTGGCCCTGCTCTCCAGCTACTCCATCCATCTGCTGCTCAAGTCCTCCGGCATCGTGG GCATCCGCGCCTACGAGCAGCTGGGCTACCGAGCCTTTGGCACGCCGGGGAAGCTGGCCGCGGCCATCGCCATCACGCTGCAGAACATCGGAG ccatgTCCAGCTACCTGTACATCGTTAAATCCGAAGTGCCTCTCGTCATCCAGACCTTCCTCAACATGCCGGAGAAGACCAC GGCCTGGTACGTGAACGGGAACTACCTGGTGATCATGGTTTCCGTCGTCATCATCCTGCCCCTGGCCCTCATGAAGCAGCTGG gctaccTTGGTTACGCCAGCGGCTTCTCCCTCAGCTGCATGGTCTTCTTTCTCATCTCG GTGATCTACAAGAAGTTCCAGATCCCCTGCCCGCTCCCCGCGCAGGAGGGGAACATCACGGGCACCGTGAACATCACCTCCACCAGCACCAGGGACTACCAGAACAGTCAGGGGGCTGAGCAGGACGCCTGCATCCCCAGCTTCTTCAGCCTCAACTCCCAG ACAGCGTACACCATCCCCATCATGGCCTTCGCCTTCGTCTGCCACCCCGAGGTCCTGCCCATCTACACGGAGCTGAAGGA CCCCTCCAAGAAGAAGATGCAGTGCATCTCCAACATCTCCATCACGGTCATGTACCTCATGTACTTCTTGGCTGCCCTCTTTGGCTACCTCACGTTCTACG GTCAGGTGGAGTCAGAGCTGCTGCACACATACAACAAGGTGGACCCCTTCGATGTTCTCATCCTGTGCGTGCGGGTGGCTGTGCTGACGGCTGTCACCCTCACCGTCCCCATTGTCCTCTTCCCG GTGCGCCGGGCCATCCAGCAGATGCTCTTCCAAGGGAAGGACTTCAGCTGGATCCGCCACGTCACCATCGCCGTGGTCCTGCTGACCTTCATCAACCTACTGGTCATCTTTGCCCCCTCCATCCTCGGCATCTTTGGCATGATCG GTGCCACCTCCGCTCCCTGCCTCATATTCATCTTCCCTGCCATCTTCTACATCCGCATCATGCCCAAGGACAAGGAGCCGCTGCGCTCCACCCCCAAAATCTTG GCTGCCTGCTTTGCCCTCCTCGGGGTGCTCTTCATGGTCATGAGCTTGAGCTTCATCATCAGCGACTGGGCCACGGGAGGGGGGAAGAGCGGTGGCAGCCACTAG